A single Filimonas effusa DNA region contains:
- a CDS encoding alpha/beta fold hydrolase produces MVKKVNNLSNWFKRSIHSACIPLLLSAACSESAAQLSAPLQYNRKYDFSVLEQRIRGWVDSGYYNGAAIVVVRNNKPVYKSYFGTYTPNTIVHIASAGKWLAAATIATLVDEGRLNWDDKVSKWIPGFDQVKGSATLKQLLSHTAGYPAYQPNDKHVDNYQSLAESVSHIIPLPADTTPGTKFEYGGLSMQVAGRMAELATGKDWETIFREKIAIPLGLKATCFTPVDTINGGHSPMLGGGAVTTLDDYTRFLSLISNKGVFQGKRILSEITVATLEADAIGNALVSPGEFVSNARAEDRKDLYGLGLWREETGDKGNALLISSPSWAGAYPWIDRKTNTYGFFLARISNPRNGFNSFYASPVLPLLVRDAITETQHPEVKRGYIPVKQGRLFYEELGKGQPLIFVHGHSFDLHEWEPQFYQFAKKYRVIRYDVRGYGKSSMPIEFSDNRHADDLAALMDALHITKAHLVGLSMGGFIATDFLALYQHRLLSVTLASGDLYSHDGPSVPWSPEKLEEQYARNNAYMEKGIFQNKKEWFNGLTTHNDTPVAVLRKPVWNMIYKWNAWQPTHIEPRYLLGYDVIPLLQQLKITVPVMVLTGEYDYNKAKPRKIETLIKVTRSGVVPASGHVSNLENAAGFNTKLNEFLSGIKK; encoded by the coding sequence ATGGTGAAAAAAGTAAATAATTTATCGAACTGGTTTAAGCGCAGCATACATAGCGCTTGCATCCCGCTGCTGCTGTCTGCAGCCTGCAGCGAGTCTGCAGCCCAACTGTCTGCTCCATTGCAATACAACAGGAAATACGACTTCTCCGTATTGGAGCAACGTATCCGCGGTTGGGTCGATAGTGGTTACTACAACGGCGCAGCCATAGTAGTGGTTCGCAACAACAAACCTGTTTATAAGTCTTACTTCGGAACCTATACCCCCAATACTATCGTTCACATTGCTTCTGCAGGCAAATGGCTGGCAGCCGCAACCATAGCCACCCTCGTCGATGAAGGCCGCCTCAATTGGGACGATAAGGTATCCAAATGGATCCCCGGCTTCGATCAGGTGAAAGGCAGCGCCACCCTAAAGCAATTGCTTTCCCATACCGCCGGCTATCCCGCCTATCAGCCTAATGATAAACACGTCGACAACTACCAGTCGCTCGCCGAATCGGTATCACATATCATTCCCTTACCCGCCGATACCACCCCCGGAACAAAATTCGAATACGGTGGCTTAAGCATGCAGGTGGCAGGACGTATGGCCGAACTGGCTACAGGTAAGGACTGGGAAACCATCTTCCGCGAAAAAATAGCCATCCCGCTCGGCCTGAAAGCAACATGCTTTACCCCCGTCGACACTATCAACGGCGGCCATAGCCCCATGCTCGGCGGCGGCGCCGTAACTACGCTCGACGATTATACCCGCTTCCTCAGCCTCATCAGCAACAAGGGCGTCTTCCAGGGCAAAAGAATACTCTCCGAAATAACAGTGGCCACACTCGAAGCCGATGCCATAGGTAATGCGCTTGTTTCTCCCGGCGAATTTGTCTCCAACGCAAGAGCCGAAGACCGGAAAGATCTCTACGGACTTGGCCTCTGGCGCGAAGAAACCGGCGATAAAGGTAACGCGCTGCTTATAAGCAGCCCCTCCTGGGCAGGAGCCTACCCCTGGATTGATAGAAAAACCAATACCTACGGCTTCTTCCTGGCAAGGATCAGCAACCCGCGTAATGGCTTCAACAGCTTCTACGCAAGCCCCGTGCTGCCACTGCTCGTACGCGACGCAATAACAGAAACACAGCACCCCGAAGTAAAAAGAGGTTACATCCCCGTAAAACAAGGCAGGCTCTTTTATGAAGAACTCGGCAAAGGCCAACCTCTCATCTTCGTGCACGGCCACTCATTTGACCTCCATGAATGGGAGCCGCAGTTCTATCAGTTCGCAAAAAAATACCGCGTAATACGATACGATGTACGCGGCTATGGCAAATCTTCCATGCCCATAGAATTCTCTGATAACAGACATGCCGATGATCTCGCCGCTTTAATGGATGCACTGCATATCACCAAGGCGCACCTGGTCGGTCTCTCCATGGGCGGTTTTATTGCTACCGATTTCCTCGCCCTCTATCAGCATCGCCTGTTGTCTGTAACGCTGGCCAGTGGCGACCTCTACAGCCACGATGGGCCTTCTGTTCCCTGGTCTCCCGAAAAGCTCGAAGAACAGTATGCCCGTAACAATGCCTACATGGAAAAAGGTATTTTCCAGAATAAAAAAGAATGGTTTAACGGGCTTACCACCCATAACGACACACCCGTTGCGGTCCTTCGCAAACCCGTCTGGAACATGATCTATAAATGGAACGCCTGGCAGCCAACACACATAGAACCCCGCTACCTGCTGGGCTACGATGTAATACCGTTATTACAGCAACTGAAAATAACAGTGCCCGTAATGGTGCTTACAGGTGAATATGATTACAACAAAGCAAAACCCCGCAAAATAGAAACGCTTATTAAAGTAACCCGTTCCGGAGTAGTGCCCGCTTCCGGCCACGTCAGCAACCTCGAAAACGCCGCCGGCTTTAACACGAAGCTCAACGAATTCCTTTCCGGTATAAAAAAATGA
- a CDS encoding glycoside hydrolase family 97 protein translates to MKTIILAITILALQTVKVKAQPVIENTRQQLVSPDKQLVFSFYQKKLTDSTKAMYYSVAYKNTPIVLESALDLQLDNLLSEQAMALKIDRHAKWCENLEFTGVSHFSKDTTWQPVYGENKNIRDHYNALIVHFVKEDNPIYKIDIEVKVFNEAVAFRYFFPENEKGTYYRVTAENTEFAMPQNTKAWFTGWAQGAYQLLPLQQWPQQAERPLTMELQNGWQVCLAEAAMIDYARTKFTLAAGKPNTIQTAIYTPADLISPIATPWRVIMVAEKAADLVNNNFVLLNLNAPPAIKNTGWIKPGKIIRVMTQTTKDAFENIDFAAKHNMQYILFDWKWYGNAFSFDADATKVAIPDFDLPAIIKYGNEKGIGVWLYVNLQALYAQSDSLFAVYKNWGVKGVKFGFVIPGSHRWTTWIQNEFKLAAQNEIMVNVHDDWRPTGEQRTWPNLMTAEGIRGNEEMPSATHNTILPFTRFIAGAADYTICYYDKRIKTTHAHQLAMAAVYYSPIQTLFWYDKPAMSENEPELAFWDNIPASWDESKALQGSPGAYITMARRSGSNWFVGTLNNDTARTIQLSFGFLQPGKKYTATCFEDDENAPTKTKVGIRKWTIDSRSKKDVLLKAAGGQAIWITPQ, encoded by the coding sequence ATGAAAACAATTATCTTGGCAATTACAATACTGGCGCTGCAGACTGTTAAAGTAAAAGCCCAGCCGGTAATAGAAAATACAAGACAGCAGCTGGTGTCACCGGATAAACAACTGGTCTTTTCTTTCTATCAAAAGAAATTAACCGATAGCACCAAAGCCATGTACTACTCCGTTGCATACAAAAATACCCCCATCGTCCTGGAGTCTGCTTTAGACTTGCAACTGGATAACTTATTAAGTGAACAGGCCATGGCCCTCAAAATAGACCGCCATGCAAAATGGTGCGAAAACCTGGAATTTACAGGCGTCAGCCATTTCTCAAAAGATACAACATGGCAACCCGTTTACGGCGAAAATAAAAACATCCGTGACCACTACAACGCTTTAATAGTTCACTTCGTAAAAGAGGATAACCCCATCTATAAGATCGATATCGAAGTAAAAGTATTTAACGAAGCCGTCGCCTTCCGCTATTTCTTCCCCGAGAATGAAAAAGGCACCTACTATCGCGTAACCGCGGAGAATACCGAATTTGCAATGCCGCAAAATACCAAGGCATGGTTTACCGGCTGGGCACAGGGCGCTTATCAGTTACTGCCTTTGCAGCAATGGCCGCAACAGGCCGAGCGCCCGCTTACAATGGAATTGCAGAACGGCTGGCAGGTTTGCCTCGCAGAAGCGGCAATGATCGATTACGCACGCACCAAATTCACTCTTGCCGCTGGCAAACCCAATACTATCCAAACGGCCATCTATACACCTGCCGATCTTATCTCCCCCATAGCAACGCCATGGCGTGTTATCATGGTCGCAGAAAAGGCCGCAGACCTCGTAAATAATAACTTTGTACTGCTGAACCTGAATGCACCCCCCGCCATCAAAAACACCGGTTGGATCAAACCCGGAAAGATTATCAGGGTAATGACGCAAACCACCAAAGATGCTTTTGAAAATATCGATTTCGCAGCAAAACACAACATGCAGTACATCCTGTTCGATTGGAAATGGTACGGCAATGCCTTCTCTTTCGACGCCGACGCTACTAAAGTGGCTATCCCCGATTTCGATCTTCCCGCAATCATTAAATATGGAAACGAAAAAGGCATTGGTGTATGGCTTTACGTTAATTTACAGGCATTATATGCCCAGTCCGATTCTTTGTTTGCCGTATATAAAAATTGGGGCGTGAAAGGTGTGAAGTTTGGTTTCGTAATACCTGGCTCGCACAGATGGACTACCTGGATCCAAAATGAATTTAAGCTGGCAGCGCAAAACGAAATAATGGTGAACGTGCACGACGATTGGCGCCCTACAGGCGAACAACGCACCTGGCCCAACCTCATGACCGCAGAAGGCATTAGAGGCAACGAAGAAATGCCCTCGGCTACACATAATACCATCCTTCCGTTTACCCGATTCATAGCCGGCGCCGCCGATTATACCATTTGCTATTACGATAAAAGGATCAAAACAACACACGCACACCAGCTGGCAATGGCCGCTGTTTACTATAGCCCCATTCAAACGTTGTTCTGGTACGATAAACCAGCTATGAGCGAAAATGAACCCGAACTGGCTTTCTGGGATAATATTCCCGCCAGTTGGGATGAATCGAAAGCACTGCAGGGTAGTCCCGGCGCTTACATTACCATGGCCCGCAGAAGCGGCAGCAACTGGTTCGTAGGTACGCTCAACAACGATACCGCAAGAACCATCCAGCTCTCATTCGGTTTCCTGCAGCCAGGAAAAAAATATACCGCTACCTGTTTCGAAGACGATGAGAATGCCCCCACGAAAACAAAGGTCGGTATCCGGAAATGGACCATCGATAGCAGATCAAAAAAAGACGTCCTGCTCAAAGCCGCAGGTGGACAGGCTATCTGGATTACACCACAGTAA
- a CDS encoding glycoside hydrolase family 43 protein — translation MNKVTITILSILCILSAAATHAQEYVSKVWVADQGNGYYKNPILHADYSDPDVIRVGDDYYMTASSFNCMPGLPILHSKDLVNWKLINHALTRQLPVAIYDQPQHGNGVWAPAFQYHNNEFYIYYPDPDYGIYRITAKDPAGKWSEPELVLPGKGIIDPSAFWDDDGKAYLAVAWAGSRAGVNSLLTVYRLNPEGNKVIDEGRHVYDGHNLDHTVEGPKFFKRNGYYYLLPPAGGVTAGWQLALRSRDIYGPYERKVVMDQGSTAINGPHQGAMIQTPAGESWFIHFQDKAAYGRVVHLQPVTWKDNWPVIGNDPDGDGKGEPVLLHKKPAAAKTAAIQTPAESDEFNDTRPGLQWQWHANPQIRWSAMLLNTGFLRLFAFPAPAAAKNLWPVPNLLLQKLPAPAFTATVKMKFTVEWEVWQTKKAGLLVMGNDYAYLSISKDEKGYKLSQVLCKNAGEGTSETIVAEKLIDNPELCLRVTMTAPDAAYSFSFSEDGQHFQPIGIPCKAQPDKWIGAKLGLFCTADPSVRIGGYADIDWFRIEK, via the coding sequence ATGAATAAGGTAACGATCACCATACTTTCAATATTATGCATCCTGTCTGCTGCTGCAACCCATGCGCAGGAGTATGTCTCCAAAGTCTGGGTAGCCGATCAGGGCAATGGCTATTATAAGAACCCCATCCTGCACGCCGATTATTCCGATCCCGATGTAATAAGAGTAGGAGACGACTATTACATGACCGCCTCCAGCTTCAACTGTATGCCCGGTCTTCCCATTCTCCATTCAAAAGACCTCGTGAACTGGAAGCTCATCAACCATGCGCTCACCAGGCAATTGCCCGTAGCGATCTACGATCAGCCGCAGCATGGTAACGGCGTATGGGCGCCCGCTTTCCAGTATCATAACAACGAGTTTTACATCTACTACCCCGATCCCGATTACGGCATCTATCGCATCACTGCTAAAGACCCTGCCGGCAAATGGTCTGAACCGGAACTGGTCTTACCCGGGAAAGGCATCATCGACCCCAGCGCTTTCTGGGACGACGATGGTAAAGCCTATCTCGCCGTGGCCTGGGCCGGCAGCAGGGCAGGAGTGAACAGCCTGCTCACCGTTTACCGGCTAAACCCCGAAGGCAATAAGGTCATCGATGAAGGACGGCATGTCTACGATGGCCACAACCTCGATCACACCGTAGAAGGGCCTAAATTCTTCAAAAGGAACGGTTATTATTACCTGCTCCCTCCAGCTGGAGGCGTTACCGCCGGCTGGCAGCTGGCATTGCGGAGCCGGGATATCTATGGCCCCTATGAAAGAAAGGTGGTAATGGATCAGGGTAGCACTGCCATAAACGGACCGCATCAGGGTGCTATGATACAAACACCCGCCGGTGAATCATGGTTTATCCACTTCCAGGACAAAGCCGCATACGGACGTGTAGTACATCTCCAGCCCGTAACCTGGAAAGACAACTGGCCCGTTATAGGCAACGATCCCGATGGCGATGGAAAAGGCGAACCTGTACTATTGCATAAAAAGCCCGCTGCCGCTAAAACTGCTGCCATCCAAACACCCGCCGAATCCGATGAATTCAACGATACTCGCCCGGGACTGCAATGGCAGTGGCATGCCAACCCGCAGATCCGCTGGAGCGCCATGCTGCTTAATACCGGCTTCCTGCGCCTGTTTGCATTTCCTGCACCCGCAGCAGCTAAAAACCTCTGGCCGGTTCCCAACCTGCTCCTGCAAAAACTCCCCGCACCCGCCTTCACTGCTACTGTAAAAATGAAATTCACAGTCGAATGGGAGGTCTGGCAAACAAAAAAAGCAGGCCTGCTGGTCATGGGTAACGACTACGCTTATCTGTCTATCTCTAAAGATGAAAAAGGATATAAACTCAGCCAGGTGCTTTGTAAAAACGCAGGTGAAGGCACATCCGAAACCATCGTGGCAGAGAAACTCATTGACAATCCTGAACTCTGCCTGCGCGTAACCATGACCGCCCCCGATGCAGCATATTCGTTTTCTTTCAGCGAAGACGGACAGCACTTTCAGCCCATAGGCATTCCCTGTAAAGCCCAACCCGATAAATGGATCGGCGCAAAACTAGGCCTGTTCTGCACCGCAGATCCCTCCGTCCGTATAGGAGGGTACGCCGATATCGATTGGTTTAGGATAGAAAAATAA
- a CDS encoding heparinase II/III domain-containing protein translates to MKHTLKYGLVTIALITMLQLQAQQHPYLFFTKEKVSLLQQRIKNDSFIATNWNSILSEANELLVKGDARAKIDYLSLAYLVTHETKYAAKVKEVLLRLCSMSTWSNEEMMRRQPAWNSDLKTAENCWTVAIGYDAIYDRLSADEKKKIVEGLTRMGIKPALGDWVWPDTRIHTLNSMGHNWWSACVGMAGIASLAIMTEEKQAAEWAATVARSMEEWYRFNGDELQFKPKTMDRDGGMYESFNYAQFGFSEFLFFKLAYTNALPGKPQPLIKELENYANWFMHASYPRNGEIWSLDFGDTHRTVSAERPVKLLYALGYRNPNMLWYISQVHNNQHREGLFPNMPLGLVYEPEMVNTPSLPSLPTSALYHDMDWAMMRNSWEKDATLLAVKSGYTWNHSHADANSYILYHKGEALIKDAGNSSYNTKEYPAYFFQSEAHNVVLANGKAQPKEQQYNGSPLRGELTELMDGGHIKYLMANATGPTAAYFTRNFRHFIWIGKVIVIIDDVKALQSSSFSWLLHPGGTSKKIAGDISIVQNNASILVRPLFPETLVQTGYDHDFPEKMKLKEITAPKARDPQNPTEIHYQVEYPEEVKQTKFITAIILKDSVNDNNLPQIERLHSETMNGLRITQNGMVTELYLNLLADGRIMHLNSINSFNNWETDAYLSAITYPEGIKQPTPGNITGYFVAYGSFLRNNGRTVFNTLSKLFMIASIKQNNLDLILQGQPLINASLYLGKKPVTFNLNHKKQEPVFSGNELNIRIAP, encoded by the coding sequence ATGAAACATACACTGAAATACGGCCTGGTAACGATCGCCTTAATAACAATGCTCCAATTGCAGGCGCAGCAGCATCCCTATCTCTTTTTCACAAAAGAAAAGGTGAGCCTGCTGCAGCAACGCATAAAAAACGATTCGTTTATCGCAACAAATTGGAATAGTATTCTCAGTGAAGCCAATGAGCTTCTGGTAAAAGGCGATGCCAGAGCAAAAATTGATTACCTCTCGCTCGCTTACCTGGTCACACACGAAACAAAATATGCCGCCAAGGTCAAAGAGGTATTGCTCAGGTTATGTTCCATGTCAACATGGAGTAATGAAGAAATGATGCGCCGCCAGCCAGCCTGGAACTCCGATCTCAAAACAGCGGAGAACTGCTGGACGGTGGCCATAGGCTACGATGCCATCTATGACAGACTTTCAGCCGATGAAAAGAAAAAGATCGTAGAAGGACTAACGCGTATGGGCATCAAACCAGCACTGGGCGATTGGGTTTGGCCCGATACACGCATCCATACCCTTAACTCTATGGGACATAACTGGTGGAGTGCCTGCGTAGGTATGGCAGGCATCGCCTCCCTCGCCATCATGACCGAAGAAAAACAGGCGGCAGAGTGGGCCGCAACGGTTGCCCGCTCCATGGAAGAATGGTATCGCTTTAACGGCGATGAACTGCAGTTCAAACCAAAAACAATGGACAGGGATGGCGGTATGTACGAAAGCTTTAACTATGCCCAGTTCGGCTTCTCCGAATTCCTCTTTTTTAAACTGGCATATACCAATGCACTGCCCGGTAAACCACAACCGCTCATCAAAGAGCTGGAAAACTATGCCAACTGGTTTATGCATGCTTCCTATCCGCGTAACGGCGAAATATGGTCACTCGATTTTGGCGATACACATCGTACCGTTTCTGCCGAACGTCCGGTAAAACTACTCTATGCGCTAGGTTACAGGAACCCCAATATGTTATGGTATATAAGCCAGGTACACAACAACCAGCACCGCGAAGGATTATTCCCCAATATGCCCCTGGGCCTGGTTTATGAACCCGAAATGGTAAACACCCCCTCACTGCCATCCCTGCCCACCAGCGCCCTCTATCACGATATGGATTGGGCTATGATGCGCAACTCCTGGGAAAAAGACGCAACCCTGCTTGCTGTTAAAAGCGGCTACACCTGGAATCACTCCCATGCCGATGCCAACTCTTATATTCTTTATCACAAAGGCGAAGCGCTTATAAAAGATGCCGGCAACAGCTCTTACAATACAAAGGAATATCCTGCTTACTTTTTCCAGAGCGAAGCCCATAACGTAGTGCTGGCAAATGGTAAAGCACAACCCAAAGAACAACAGTACAACGGATCACCACTTCGTGGCGAACTAACGGAACTCATGGATGGAGGGCATATCAAATACCTGATGGCAAACGCAACAGGGCCTACTGCCGCTTACTTTACCCGCAACTTTCGCCACTTCATCTGGATCGGTAAGGTCATCGTTATCATCGACGATGTAAAAGCACTTCAATCCAGTAGCTTCTCCTGGCTGCTTCATCCCGGTGGAACCTCAAAAAAAATAGCAGGGGATATCAGCATCGTTCAAAACAACGCTTCCATATTGGTTCGGCCGCTTTTCCCGGAAACGCTTGTGCAAACTGGTTATGATCACGACTTCCCCGAAAAAATGAAACTGAAAGAGATCACGGCGCCAAAAGCCCGCGATCCGCAAAACCCCACGGAAATTCACTATCAGGTAGAATATCCCGAAGAGGTAAAACAAACAAAATTCATTACCGCCATCATCCTGAAAGACTCGGTGAACGATAACAACCTGCCGCAGATCGAAAGACTGCACAGCGAAACAATGAATGGCCTGCGTATCACACAAAACGGGATGGTTACAGAGCTTTACCTCAACCTGCTGGCCGATGGCCGCATCATGCACCTCAACAGCATCAACAGTTTTAACAACTGGGAAACCGATGCCTATCTCTCCGCTATCACTTATCCGGAAGGCATCAAACAACCAACCCCGGGTAATATCACCGGTTACTTTGTTGCATACGGAAGCTTCCTGCGCAATAATGGCAGAACAGTTTTTAATACATTGTCCAAACTGTTTATGATCGCTTCAATAAAGCAAAATAACCTGGATCTTATCCTGCAGGGACAGCCACTCATCAATGCATCTCTATATCTCGGCAAGAAACCGGTTACGTTTAATTTGAATCATAAAAAACAGGAACCGGTATTCTCAGGCAATGAACTAAATATCCGTATAGCACCATAA
- the fucP gene encoding L-fucose:H+ symporter permease yields the protein MDKVKFTEKRFIIVFIFVTSLFMFWGIAHSMSDVLNKHFQNVLKVSKSQSGLIQLSVFGAYFVMSIPAGLFMKKYGYKMGVLLGLTLFALGTFLFVPAAQAASFSYFRLALFILGCGMATLETVAHPFAASLGDQRASDQRVNFAQSFNAVGAIIGPAIGSYFLFGSGTHAAGGDILDSVKSLYCSIGICIALVALAFAFVKIPALTNPHAATASADAVNVDTKPGKKLFQHRHFVWAVLAQLFNVAAQAGTWSYFINYGHEKMGFTDEKAANFMVLFMAMMAAGRFIGTYLMRFIAPNKLLAAFATGSIIACIIVAQAWGWFSYGALFSINFFFSIMFPTIFSLGLKNLGKHTQQASSFISMGVVGGAFFPMIMGTVANHDIAKAYYLPIICYFVIFLFAAKFYKVK from the coding sequence ATGGACAAGGTTAAATTCACCGAAAAGCGTTTCATAATTGTTTTCATCTTCGTTACCTCGCTCTTTATGTTCTGGGGTATAGCCCACTCTATGAGCGATGTATTGAATAAACACTTTCAGAATGTCCTCAAAGTATCTAAATCCCAGTCTGGCCTTATCCAGCTTTCCGTCTTCGGAGCTTATTTCGTCATGAGCATTCCCGCAGGTTTGTTTATGAAAAAATATGGATATAAAATGGGCGTGCTTTTAGGTCTTACGTTATTTGCCCTGGGCACCTTCCTCTTTGTGCCTGCAGCCCAGGCCGCCTCATTCTCCTATTTCCGGCTGGCGTTGTTTATTCTCGGATGCGGCATGGCTACCCTCGAAACAGTAGCGCATCCCTTCGCCGCCTCTCTCGGCGATCAGCGCGCCAGCGACCAACGCGTTAACTTCGCACAATCTTTTAACGCGGTAGGCGCCATCATTGGCCCCGCTATAGGCTCCTACTTTTTATTCGGGAGCGGCACACACGCCGCCGGCGGCGATATCCTCGATTCTGTAAAATCACTTTATTGCTCCATAGGTATATGTATCGCACTCGTAGCGCTGGCATTCGCCTTCGTAAAAATACCGGCCCTTACAAATCCGCATGCAGCCACAGCTTCCGCCGATGCAGTCAACGTCGATACCAAACCCGGTAAAAAACTCTTCCAGCACCGCCACTTCGTTTGGGCAGTGCTGGCACAGCTTTTCAACGTAGCCGCACAGGCAGGCACCTGGAGCTACTTCATCAACTATGGCCACGAAAAAATGGGGTTCACCGACGAAAAAGCTGCCAACTTCATGGTGCTCTTCATGGCTATGATGGCCGCCGGCAGGTTCATCGGTACATACCTCATGCGCTTCATTGCACCCAATAAACTGCTCGCCGCTTTTGCCACGGGAAGCATCATCGCATGTATCATCGTAGCACAGGCATGGGGATGGTTCTCTTATGGTGCCCTTTTCTCCATCAATTTCTTTTTCAGCATCATGTTCCCCACCATCTTTAGCCTGGGACTGAAAAACCTCGGGAAACACACCCAGCAGGCCTCTTCCTTTATCTCTATGGGCGTGGTCGGAGGCGCTTTCTTTCCCATGATCATGGGTACTGTTGCCAATCACGATATCGCAAAAGCCTACTATCTTCCCATCATCTGTTACTTTGTAATATTCCTCTTCGCAGCAAAATTTTACAAGGTGAAATAA
- a CDS encoding glycoside hydrolase family 127 protein — protein sequence MILWNKIKLTLALLAPLCLNAQSHYAGQHAGLVAVADKLSPAVSCFNLNQVKLLDGRCLQNRQRAVNWLLSIDTKRLLHSFRTNAGIYSGNEGGYFETKKLAGWESLDCELRGHTTGHILSALALAYGATGDDVFRLKADSLVSGLAQVQSVLNQDGYLSAFPQELINRNLQGKKVWAPWYTLHKLLSGLIDQYLYTGNKQALDIAAKMAQWAYNKLQPVIPEQRTLMLRNEFGGISESFYHLYAITANPHHQWLAAFFYHNEALDPLREKQDVLDKKHANTYIPKLLGLTRDYEIQGKGQGDSIAAFFWQTVIDHHSFATGSNSDKEKFFQPGNISAHLSGYTGEGCNVYNMLKLSNRLFTHTADPRYAAYYEKALFNHIIGQQDPASGMVAYFLPMLPGAYKVYSTPDSSFWCCVGSGFENQVKYNEAIYYHTNDAVLINLFISSELNWKEKGLKLQQQTAFPENGRTLFTITEAAAEELSVRIRYPEWSANGAWIKLNGTPIKLKQDKGTYISLRRKWKAGDRIEACFPMSLQLIPANDNTSLAAIAYGPIVLAGRMGTDSLPARGTFSDPGLYNDYYTYNYHVPAGLTTTLQLSKQQLDSQVVPIHGKPLAFKTVKEGVILSPLYDIHRERYIVYWNLQ from the coding sequence ATGATTCTTTGGAATAAAATAAAGCTCACACTGGCTTTACTGGCGCCGCTTTGCCTGAACGCCCAGTCTCACTATGCTGGTCAGCATGCGGGCTTAGTGGCTGTTGCCGATAAACTATCGCCCGCTGTATCCTGCTTCAATCTTAACCAGGTAAAACTGCTCGATGGCCGCTGCCTGCAAAACAGGCAACGCGCCGTGAATTGGCTTTTGTCGATCGATACAAAAAGATTGCTCCATAGCTTCCGCACCAATGCCGGTATCTATTCAGGTAACGAAGGCGGTTATTTCGAAACAAAAAAGCTGGCAGGCTGGGAGTCGCTCGATTGCGAACTGCGCGGCCATACCACCGGTCATATCCTCTCCGCACTTGCATTGGCATACGGTGCCACAGGCGATGATGTCTTCCGTTTGAAAGCCGACAGCCTGGTGTCAGGCCTGGCACAGGTACAGTCCGTATTGAACCAGGACGGTTACCTCTCCGCATTTCCACAGGAACTGATCAACAGGAACCTGCAGGGAAAAAAGGTCTGGGCGCCCTGGTACACGCTGCACAAACTGCTATCAGGCTTAATCGATCAGTACCTGTACACGGGAAATAAACAGGCGCTCGATATAGCTGCTAAAATGGCGCAATGGGCTTACAATAAGCTGCAACCCGTAATACCAGAGCAACGTACATTGATGTTACGAAACGAATTTGGTGGTATCAGCGAATCATTTTATCACCTCTATGCCATCACGGCTAACCCGCATCACCAATGGCTCGCAGCTTTCTTCTATCATAACGAAGCCCTCGACCCTTTAAGAGAGAAGCAAGATGTGCTCGATAAAAAACACGCCAATACCTATATCCCCAAACTGCTTGGTTTAACGCGTGATTATGAAATACAAGGGAAAGGCCAGGGCGATAGCATCGCCGCATTTTTCTGGCAAACGGTGATCGATCACCACTCCTTTGCCACCGGCAGTAACAGCGATAAAGAAAAGTTCTTTCAACCAGGTAACATCTCAGCACACCTCTCCGGCTACACCGGTGAAGGCTGTAATGTTTACAACATGCTCAAATTAAGCAACAGGCTCTTCACGCATACCGCCGATCCCAGGTATGCAGCCTATTACGAGAAAGCATTGTTTAATCATATCATCGGGCAACAGGACCCCGCTTCAGGTATGGTTGCCTATTTCCTGCCTATGCTCCCCGGTGCTTATAAGGTCTACAGCACACCCGATAGCTCCTTCTGGTGCTGTGTAGGCAGTGGTTTCGAAAACCAGGTGAAATACAACGAAGCCATTTATTACCATACCAACGATGCAGTGCTCATAAACCTCTTCATCTCTTCAGAACTGAACTGGAAGGAAAAAGGCCTGAAACTCCAGCAACAAACCGCTTTCCCCGAAAATGGCCGCACTTTATTTACAATCACTGAAGCTGCTGCAGAAGAGCTCTCTGTCAGAATAAGATATCCCGAATGGTCCGCAAACGGCGCCTGGATTAAATTGAATGGCACTCCCATAAAATTGAAACAGGATAAAGGAACCTATATCTCTTTGCGCAGGAAATGGAAAGCTGGCGATCGTATCGAAGCCTGTTTCCCCATGTCATTGCAGCTCATCCCCGCAAATGACAATACATCCCTGGCCGCAATAGCTTACGGACCGATTGTATTGGCAGGAAGAATGGGCACAGATAGTTTACCCGCACGCGGTACTTTTTCTGACCCCGGCTTATACAATGATTATTACACGTATAACTACCACGTACCAGCAGGTTTAACCACCACGTTGCAACTCAGCAAACAACAACTCGATAGCCAGGTTGTGCCTATACACGGTAAGCCCCTGGCATTTAAAACAGTGAAGGAAGGCGTTATACTAAGTCCTTTATATGATATCCACCGCGAACGATATATCGTGTATTGGAACTTACAATGA